The Triticum urartu cultivar G1812 chromosome 5, Tu2.1, whole genome shotgun sequence genome contains the following window.
TCCTCATCTTTGCTATGTACGTAGTCTGCGGCGCTGATCATCATCGGTGGTCGAAGGGTTCGACGGCGTGGAGATCCACGCGGGCAACGGTTACCTGATCGACCAGTTCATGAAGGACGGCGTCAACGACCGGACTGACGCCTACGGCGGCGGCCTGGACAACCGCTGCCGCTTCGCCGCGGAGGTGATCGCGGCCGTGTGCCACGAGGCCGGCGCGGGCCGCGTCGGCGTGCGCCTCTCCCCGTTCGCCGACTACGTCGACTGCGTGGACTCCGATCCGGAGGCGCTCGGGCTGCACGTGATCGGCGTCATGAACGGGCTCGGCGTCCTCTACTGCCACATGATCGAGCCGCGGATGTGCGTCAACGAGCGGATGATCCCGCGCCGCCTGCTGCCGTTCAGGAGGGCGTTCAGGGGGACCTTCATGGTGAACGGCGGGTACGACCGGGAGGAAGGGGACAAGGCCGTCGTCGAAGGCTACGCTGATCTTGTGGCGTACGGGCGGCTCTTCCTGGCCAGCCCCGACCTGCCGGAGAGGTTCGGGAGGAACGCAGTTCTGAATAAGTATGACAGGAGCACGTTCTACACCTCTGATCCTGTTGTTGGCTACACCGACTACCCTTTTCTTGATCCGGAGGATTAGCTAACGTAGCTAACTGGTTGGTTCACTGTTGTCGTGCTTTTTTTTGTTGAACTTATTACTGTTGTCGTGCTTGGGACTTGGGAGTTCTAATATCATCGTTGATTAAGAAGTAACTCAAACCTCACGCTGGACCTTGCATAGCACACAAAATCAGGCTAGATGATGGGAATATTTTTTATGGGCCGCTGCTACGAATCATGATTTCCTAAAGAAATCAGAAATCATCCGGCTAGTCAACCGACAGATCTGTGCAGTTGACCGTCCGATCGCAGCAATGCCACCTAGCAGTAAAAGCGTGCAACAATTTCAATGCAGCACCAATGAAAACCCGGCCAAGCTCCAATGCAGCTCTCATGGCGGACCAAACGACATGATAAAAGCTGCAACGCAGCACCGCCGGCGTCCGGCGAAGTTCCATTGCAGCATCGACTATGCTTCCGGCGGCTCGACGAAATTCCATTGCAGCGTCGACTATGCTTACACAAAAAAAGTGCCAACTTGGAGATACCTTATACCAAAAGGCCAAAACTTAACTAAATTTGAGTTTTTGACCCTTAAAACTTGCCCATTATCTATCTTATATTTTTTTTGATAAATGGAGCATTATTACTTAAAGGTTTAAGCATTACACCTGGCCTCTACAAAACTAAGATGCGCAACGCAACAACCAAGTCCAAGatccaaataaaataaaagaCGGAATACAAGTAATCATGACCATGTAATGCCTAAGACGTAGGAGGGCCAATCCGAAGATCATGTTGCCATCCATTTCGGGTAAAAGTATCCTTCGTCGTGGCCTCCAAGTGTGTACACACGTCTGTAAACAGGTCCCTATTCTCCACATGTTGTAGAGACGACCATAAACTGAGTGTGCCCGTACATCGGTAGATAACCTGCAGAAGGGAAGAACTTTCATCTCTCTTATATTTGGTTCACGGCCACGCGAGTGAGTGAAACTCCAGCCCAccccactgttggggaacgtagtaatttcaaaaaaattcctacgcacacgcaagatcatggtgatgcatagcaacgagaggggagagtgtcgtccacgtaccctcgtagaccgttaagcggaatcGTTacaacaacgcggttgatgtagtcgtacgtcttcacgatcgaccgatcctcagcaccgaatgtacggcacctccgcgttcagcacacgttcagctcggtgacgtcccgcgaactcacgatccagtagagctcgaggaagagtttcgtcagcacgacagcgtggtgacgatgttgatgatgctactgatgcagggcttcgcctaagcaccactacgatatgaccaaggtggataatggtggaggggggcaccgcgcacggctaagagatcaacagatcaattgttgtgtctatggggtgccccctgccctcgtatataaagcagagaggggggaggcggccggccaaggagaagggcgcgccaaggggggagtcctactcccaccgagagtaggactccctcttttcctagttggagtaggacaggagaaggaagggagagaggaagagaaggaaaggggggtgccgccccccctccttgtccaattcagactacagg
Protein-coding sequences here:
- the LOC125511536 gene encoding 12-oxophytodienoate reductase 1-like, whose amino-acid sequence is METTTTPLLTQYKMGSFNLAHRVVLAPLSRCRSYGNLAQPHNAVYYAQRAAPGALLVAEACAVSEAARGYPHVPGLWSPEQVEAWKPVVDAVHAKGAVFFCQIWHTGRVSPTEFQPNGQAPVSSTDKQVTPEVSHDGSVLEFAAPRRLETEEIPHIVNDFRIAARNAMRAGFDGVEIHAGNGYLIDQFMKDGVNDRTDAYGGGLDNRCRFAAEVIAAVCHEAGAGRVGVRLSPFADYVDCVDSDPEALGLHVIGVMNGLGVLYCHMIEPRMCVNERMIPRRLLPFRRAFRGTFMVNGGYDREEGDKAVVEGYADLVAYGRLFLASPDLPERFGRNAVLNKYDRSTFYTSDPVVGYTDYPFLDPED